In one window of Gossypium arboreum isolate Shixiya-1 chromosome 4, ASM2569848v2, whole genome shotgun sequence DNA:
- the LOC108457937 gene encoding probable uridine nucleosidase 2 isoform X2 produces the protein MASAAGEPKKIIIDTDPGIDDAMAIFLALRSPEVEVIGLTTIYGNVYTTLATRNALHLLEVADRTDIPVAEGSHVTITKGTKLRVADFVHGADGLGNQNFPPPEGKPIDMSATDFLVEQANLYPGKVTVVALGPLTNIALAIQQDPSFVKNIGQIVLLGGAFAVNGNVNPAAEANIFGDPDAADIVFTSGADVLAVGINVTHQVVLTGVYLHDPTAMLAAINPSLITYVEGAVRVQTNGITRGLTLLYNKQKRFAEITEWSNQPSVKVAVTVDAPAVLKLVMKRLME, from the exons ATGGCTTCAGCAGCAGGAGAACCGAAGAAGATCATCATAGACACTGATCCTGGCATTG ATGATGCCATGGCGATATTTCTGGCTCTGAGGTCTCCTGAAGTGGAGGTCATCGGACTCACCACTATTTATGGCAATGTCTACACTACTTTGGCCACGAGGAATGCCTTACATTTG CTAGAGGTTGCAGACAGGACTGATATCCCTGTGGCGGAAGGATCACATGTTACCATCACT AAAGGTACAAAACTTCGTGTTGCTGATTTTGTCCATGGTGCTGATGGGCTTGGCAATCAAAATTTCCCTCCCCCGGAAGGAAAGCCTATTGACATGTCAGCTACTGATTTCCTTGTTGAGCAAGCAAACCTCTATCCTGGGAAGGTCACTGTGGTGGCATTGGGGCCCCTAACAAATATTGCACTG GCTATTCAACAAGATCCATCGTTTGTTAAAAACATTGGGCAGATTGTTCTTCTTGGTGGTGCTTTTGCAGTAAATGGAAATGTGAATCCAGCAGCCGAGGCCAAT ATCTTTGGTGATCCAGATGCTGCAGATATTGTGTTCACAAGTGGAGCAGATGTTTTGGCTGTGGGGATAAATGTAACTCATCAAGTTGTTTTGACAG GTGTGTACCTTCATGACCCAACAGCCATGCTTGCAGCCATTAATCCTTCACTTATCACCTACGTGGAGGGTGCTGTCAGAGTTCAAACAAATGGCATCACACGGGGACTAACACTATTATACAACAAGCAGAAGAG GTTTGCTGAAATTACGGAGTGGTCTAATCAACCATCGGTGAAGGTGGCAGTCACAGTTGATGCACCTGCTGTTCTCAAATTGGTTATGAAGAGGTTGATGGAATGA
- the LOC108457937 gene encoding probable uridine nucleosidase 2 isoform X1 — protein MASAAGEPKKIIIDTDPGIDDAMAIFLALRSPEVEVIGLTTIYGNVYTTLATRNALHLLEVADRTDIPVAEGSHVTITKGTKLRVADFVHGADGLGNQNFPPPEGKPIDMSATDFLVEQANLYPGKVTVVALGPLTNIALAIQQDPSFVKNIGQIVLLGGAFAVNGNVNPAAEANIFGDPDAADIVFTSGADVLAVGINVTHQVVLTDSDRETLASSNGKFAQYLLKILEVYFNYHHDAYSTKGVYLHDPTAMLAAINPSLITYVEGAVRVQTNGITRGLTLLYNKQKRFAEITEWSNQPSVKVAVTVDAPAVLKLVMKRLME, from the exons ATGGCTTCAGCAGCAGGAGAACCGAAGAAGATCATCATAGACACTGATCCTGGCATTG ATGATGCCATGGCGATATTTCTGGCTCTGAGGTCTCCTGAAGTGGAGGTCATCGGACTCACCACTATTTATGGCAATGTCTACACTACTTTGGCCACGAGGAATGCCTTACATTTG CTAGAGGTTGCAGACAGGACTGATATCCCTGTGGCGGAAGGATCACATGTTACCATCACT AAAGGTACAAAACTTCGTGTTGCTGATTTTGTCCATGGTGCTGATGGGCTTGGCAATCAAAATTTCCCTCCCCCGGAAGGAAAGCCTATTGACATGTCAGCTACTGATTTCCTTGTTGAGCAAGCAAACCTCTATCCTGGGAAGGTCACTGTGGTGGCATTGGGGCCCCTAACAAATATTGCACTG GCTATTCAACAAGATCCATCGTTTGTTAAAAACATTGGGCAGATTGTTCTTCTTGGTGGTGCTTTTGCAGTAAATGGAAATGTGAATCCAGCAGCCGAGGCCAAT ATCTTTGGTGATCCAGATGCTGCAGATATTGTGTTCACAAGTGGAGCAGATGTTTTGGCTGTGGGGATAAATGTAACTCATCAAGTTGTTTTGACAG ATTCTGACCGTGAAACATTGGCTAGTTCAAATGGAAAATTTGCTCAGTACTTGTTGAAGATACTAGAGgtgtacttcaattatcatcatGATGCATATAGCACTAAAG GTGTGTACCTTCATGACCCAACAGCCATGCTTGCAGCCATTAATCCTTCACTTATCACCTACGTGGAGGGTGCTGTCAGAGTTCAAACAAATGGCATCACACGGGGACTAACACTATTATACAACAAGCAGAAGAG GTTTGCTGAAATTACGGAGTGGTCTAATCAACCATCGGTGAAGGTGGCAGTCACAGTTGATGCACCTGCTGTTCTCAAATTGGTTATGAAGAGGTTGATGGAATGA
- the LOC108457937 gene encoding probable uridine nucleosidase 2 isoform X3, which translates to MMVNHECHSTFGFWAHINKGTKLRVADFVHGADGLGNQNFPPPEGKPIDMSATDFLVEQANLYPGKVTVVALGPLTNIALAIQQDPSFVKNIGQIVLLGGAFAVNGNVNPAAEANIFGDPDAADIVFTSGADVLAVGINVTHQVVLTDSDRETLASSNGKFAQYLLKILEVYFNYHHDAYSTKGVYLHDPTAMLAAINPSLITYVEGAVRVQTNGITRGLTLLYNKQKRFAEITEWSNQPSVKVAVTVDAPAVLKLVMKRLME; encoded by the exons ATGATGGTGAATCACGAATGTCATTCAACTTTTGGATTTTGGGCGCACATAAAT AAAGGTACAAAACTTCGTGTTGCTGATTTTGTCCATGGTGCTGATGGGCTTGGCAATCAAAATTTCCCTCCCCCGGAAGGAAAGCCTATTGACATGTCAGCTACTGATTTCCTTGTTGAGCAAGCAAACCTCTATCCTGGGAAGGTCACTGTGGTGGCATTGGGGCCCCTAACAAATATTGCACTG GCTATTCAACAAGATCCATCGTTTGTTAAAAACATTGGGCAGATTGTTCTTCTTGGTGGTGCTTTTGCAGTAAATGGAAATGTGAATCCAGCAGCCGAGGCCAAT ATCTTTGGTGATCCAGATGCTGCAGATATTGTGTTCACAAGTGGAGCAGATGTTTTGGCTGTGGGGATAAATGTAACTCATCAAGTTGTTTTGACAG ATTCTGACCGTGAAACATTGGCTAGTTCAAATGGAAAATTTGCTCAGTACTTGTTGAAGATACTAGAGgtgtacttcaattatcatcatGATGCATATAGCACTAAAG GTGTGTACCTTCATGACCCAACAGCCATGCTTGCAGCCATTAATCCTTCACTTATCACCTACGTGGAGGGTGCTGTCAGAGTTCAAACAAATGGCATCACACGGGGACTAACACTATTATACAACAAGCAGAAGAG GTTTGCTGAAATTACGGAGTGGTCTAATCAACCATCGGTGAAGGTGGCAGTCACAGTTGATGCACCTGCTGTTCTCAAATTGGTTATGAAGAGGTTGATGGAATGA